The sequence below is a genomic window from Uranotaenia lowii strain MFRU-FL chromosome 2, ASM2978415v1, whole genome shotgun sequence.
TGCCGACAACTCTCGACTTGATCCAACGAAATTGGTTCCACGATCACTGAAGATCTCGATAGGGGTGCCACGTCTCGCAATGAAGTTTCGAATGGCCATGATACAGGAACTGGCAGTTAAGGAATGGGCTATTTCTAAGTGTACCGCTCGAACTACCAAACAGGTTATCAACACTCCCCATCTCTTCTCGACACGTCTCCCTACTGCTACGTTCATTGGACCGAAATAATCGATCCCGATATATGAAAATGGTCTTGAACATGCTGCAAGCCTTGCTGGGGGTAGGTCAGCCATCATCGGAGATTGTGGGCGAGCTTTAGCGTTCTTGCATGCTTGGCAGTCGCGATGAATTTTATTACATACTCTGCGAAGCTTAGGGATATGGTATTTCTGTCGTAGCTCATTCACCACAGTTTCATGGTTTAGATGATGGTAGTgctcatgagtaaatttaacaaCTAGATTAGTAACTTGATGATTTTTCGAGAGTAGGATTGGGTGGGCAGTATTCTGATCtataaaccgacaattggaaattcgacttttcatcCGTAATACTCCGTATTCGTCGAGAAAGGGTGAAAGTCCGTAGAGCACACTGGTCTTGGGAATCCGAGGGTTAACGTTTTTTGTGTTTGATAATAAGCTAATTTCTTCGCGAAATTCTTCTCGTTGCGCCATTCGATAGATCTCGTATTCCGCATTCAGCAATTCTGATTGTTTCAACATGCCCACTGCTTTTTCTCTGTTATATAATGTTTGGCGAAGGTTACCGATGTATCGACGAATAAACGCAACTAGGCGTACTAGCTTCCACCAGTTCGAATGATCACCGAAGTTTATCAGAGGTTCTCGTATCACATGGACATTTGAATGTTGAAGAATTTCTGTATCAGTTACTCCATAACATTTGAGTTGTTCTGGCCATTCTTGCCGCGACTGCCAAATGAAGTCTGGACCTCTGAACCACCTACTACTCGAGTGCAAATCTGGTGTTTTTTGCCACTTTGTACCTTCATCGGCTACATTCAATTTGGAAGGAACCCAATTCCATTCTGCAACATTTGTTTTTTCCAGGATTTCACCAACACGAGCTCCAACATACTTTGTATATTTCCTGTGATCAGATTTCAACCAGCAAAGCACATCTCGAGAATCGGACCAAAAGAATCGCTGAGTTATTGGTAATCGATGCTGTTCTACTACATCCTGCGCTAACCGTGCTCCAATCACTGCTGCTTGAAGTTCCAGGCGTGGAATTGATACATACTTCAAAGGAGCGACACGAGTTTTGGCGGTTACAAAGGCACATTCCACGGAATCCTCTTCAAATCGTAGGTAGACGACAGCAGCGTAGCCGTTTTCACTGGCATCTACAAACACGTGAATTTGGATGTGATTGGTGTCGGGAGAAGAAGAAGTTTTGGTTCTGTAGCACCTTGGAATGGAAACGTTTTCTACTTGTTGTAGAACTTTCAGCCAAACacaccatttttcaaattgttgttcGTTTATTGGTTCATCCCATTGAACGCCGGAACGCCAAATTTCTTGCAGAAGTACTTTCAGGTACATAAGAAAGTTTGCGAGAAATCCCAGTGGATCGTAGATTAACATGAGAACCCGCAAAACTTCCCTTTTGGTGGGAATTTCTGAGCCAGTCATTAATTCCGGACGACATCTTTTCGGAGTCTTGAAGGTGAAGGTGTCCGAGATTGTGTCCCACCACATTCCAAGAACCTTTTCTGTTGCGAGCGCAGCACCTATATCCATATTCTTTGGGGCAACATCACTCTCGCCCATTGCTTCCATCACGTTCCTGGAGTTGGACAACCATCCTCGAATTTCAAAACCTCCGCTAGCGTGTATCATGCGCACGTTCTTTGCTAATTCAATCGCTTCCACTTCTGATTCAACACTGCAAAGCATGTCATCAACATAGGTTCCGTTTTTTATTTCGTCAGCTGCTAGGGGGTACTGCTCTCTGAATCGTATCGCATTAAGGTTCTTTACGTATTGAGCACAGCTTGGCGAACAACTTGCTCCGAATGTCATGACTTCCATAACGTATGTCGCTGGCACGTCTCCAAAGTTTCCCTTATTCCAGAAAAAACGTTGGTAGTGTTGATCTTTGTTGTTTATCCTAACCTGGTGAAACATTTCGCGTATGTCACCCGTAATCCCAACACGATACTCCCGAAAGCGGCGTAGAACATGTGGAAGCGGTACAACCTGATCTGGACCCTTCAATAGAAACGAATTTAGAGAGACCTTGCCTACTTTAGCTGCGGCGTCCCAAACGATCCTGAGTTTGCCGGGTTTGTTTGGATTAGTTACCGGAAAGATCGGCAGGTACCAACAACGATCACGATACATGTTTTCCTCTTCTGCTGTCAGCATACGAATGTATCCCTTAGTCTCGTATTCGCATACTTTCTGCTGTAAAGCCTTCGCCAACTCTGGTTCCCGAATCAAACGTCGTTCTAGACACTTATGCCGGCTTAGTGCCATATTTTTGCTACTGGGTAAATCGATGTTATCATACCGCCAAAGTAAGCACGTCTCGTATCGTGCGCCATTACGTGTGGTGTTCTTCTTGAGAAGTGCCATTGCACGCTCGTCGTCCTTTGACAAGATCTGCCTACCACCTGCTTGAACTCCAAGgctatcaaaagaaaaatagtcTCGTACCGCTGCGTTAAGCTCATCGCACTGACAAACGTGATAGTTGAACTCAGATTTTCGAGTAATGGCCTGATCGTTTTCAAGATCATTGGGTCCGAAAATTACCCATCCCAAGCGCGTTAGAACAGCCGTCGGCTGATTTTCGAGACCTTCTCTGGAATCCAAGGGGTATTCGAGACGAATATTGTCCATTCCCAGCAAGATACGTGGCCTAATATCGGTATACGAGTCAATAGGAACATCTGAGAGATAACGATAACGATTTATTAGATCAGGTCCAGAGACTGTCTGCGGAGGAAGTGCCAAGCTCTCGACTGTGTGTACTTTCGTTAGATGAAAGCGATTGTCTGATTGACTTCCGGTGATATCGATAGAACATCTCACTGAACCTGCTTCGTATCGCCCTTGACCAGCTGTCCAGTTAATACACAGTGGGTACTGTTCACCTGCAAGGTCCAAATCCTGCCACAGGCTATGTTCCATCAAAGTGCAGGTAGAACCACCATCGAGAAAGGCATAGGTTGTGATAGATCGTTTCTTACCGTGTACGGTAATACGGATGTACTTAAGCAAGACCCCTCCTAGCGAACAATTGTGCGTATTGCAATGCGAATTCTGTGTTGGATGGGAAGGCGGTCCTGAATGCTTGCGGTCGTCATGAAGAAGCGAATGATGAAGAAATCTGCAGCCGTTTACGTTACATGGAATTTTTCTCTCACACGCCCCTAAGTGTTTAGCCAGACATTTACGACAGAAGTTATGCTCGTTCTTTAATGCCCACCTCCTTTTCGTTGACATCTGAAGAAAGACACTACAGCTTTCTATGTTCGCACAATCTCCAGCACAAGCTAGACATACCTTTCGAGTGGATTCTACGGACGGCTGCTCGGAGTGTACGTGCAAAAACGCTTCTTCTCTCCTATTTCTAGAGGAAGGTTTCGTCCATGCTTGTGGTCGTGTTACTCTGCTGAAGGCATCGACCTTCTTAGTTAACCAAATGTTG
It includes:
- the LOC129743005 gene encoding uncharacterized protein LOC129743005; this translates as MRSALIWTTLLITAGYYYCATCQTCQAFQGAVGLPPSDPEQSYVSRCPPSSVPAQIYPPVYTSQQPRVAVAQQHAPGSLGAWQPVFVNSNPYGNPHGSNLPPVSASTPRQFSSFPHYHPNADGPCNTENPLSTEHLAARHIVTELPKFGGDPEEWPRFIAAYERTARMCCFRNDELLDRLEKSLQDRALSTVKSLLLHPDNVPIIIHRLSTLFGNPETIVDTMMKRVKLMPPPKADKLESIIDFGVAVQNLCATILACRLDERLYNATLLQELVESLPINLKMKWATHIQKTGAISLMDFNIWLTKKVDAFSRVTRPQAWTKPSSRNRREEAFLHVHSEQPSVESTRKVCLACAGDCANIESCSVFLQMSTKRRWALKNEHNFCRKCLAKHLGACERKIPCNVNGCRFLHHSLLHDDRKHSGPPSHPTQNSHCNTHNCSLGGVLLKYIRITVHGKKRSITTYAFLDGGSTCTLMEHSLWQDLDLAGEQYPLCINWTAGQGRYEAGSVRCSIDITGSQSDNRFHLTKVHTVESLALPPQTVSGPDLINRYRYLSDVPIDSYTDIRPRILLGMDNIRLEYPLDSREGLENQPTAVLTRLGWVIFGPNDLENDQAITRKSEFNYHVCQCDELNAAVRDYFSFDSLGVQAGGRQILSKDDERAMALLKKNTTRNGARYETCLLWRYDNIDLPSSKNMALSRHKCLERRLIREPELAKALQQKVCEYETKGYIRMLTAEEENMYRDRCWYLPIFPVTNPNKPGKLRIVWDAAAKVGKVSLNSFLLKGPDQVVPLPHVLRRFREYRVGITGDIREMFHQVRINNKDQHYQRFFWNKGNFGDVPATYVMEVMTFGASCSPSCAQYVKNLNAIRFREQYPLAADEIKNGTYVDDMLCSVESEVEAIELAKNVRMIHASGGFEIRGWLSNSRNVMEAMGESDVAPKNMDIGAALATEKVLGMWWDTISDTFTFKTPKRCRPELMTGSEIPTKREVLRVLMLIYDPLGFLANFLMYLKVLLQEIWRSGVQWDEPINEQQFEKWCVWLKVLQQVENVSIPRCYRTKTSSSPDTNHIQIHVFVDASENGYAAVVYLRFEEDSVECAFVTAKTRVAPLKYVSIPRLELQAAVIGARLAQDVVEQHRLPITQRFFWSDSRDVLCWLKSDHRKYTKYVGARVGEILEKTNVAEWNWVPSKLNVADEGTKWQKTPDLHSSSRWFRGPDFIWQSRQEWPEQLKCYGVTDTEILQHSNVHVIREPLINFGDHSNWWKLVRLVAFIRRYIGNLRQTLYNREKAVGMLKQSELLNAEYEIYRMAQREEFREEISLLSNTKNVNPRIPKTSVLYGLSPFLDEYGVLRMKSRISNCRFIDQNTAHPILLSKNHQVTNLVVKFTHEHYHHLNHETVVNELRQKYHIPKLRRVCNKIHRDCQACKNAKARPQSPMMADLPPARLAACSRPFSYIGIDYFGPMNVAVGRRVEKRWGVLITCLVVRAVHLEIAHSLTASSCIMAIRNFIARRGTPIEIFSDRGTNFVGSSRELSAAVQELDQDKVMKDLVSADTKWTFLPPSSPHMGGSWERLVQSVKKILNNMNLPRTPTDEVLRNSLLEIEFIINSRPLTYTPNIF